The genomic DNA AAGAGAGGGACGATATCCAAGATGGTTCCGGAAAGTTTTTGCAGGTACAAAACTTCCAGAAGGTCGGAAGGGCCATGAGCGCGGCTGATCACGTAAACCCCCAGCCCTTCTTCCCCGTAGAGGTCAGCAGCACGGCGGTAGATCTCAAGTGGCCGCAATACTTGCTCGATCACGGAGTTGTCGGACGCAATTCTGACCGAAGGCTCCGATGGCATCTTTGCCAGAGCCAGGTTAAGAATCCGTACTTTCTCCTCCTCCCTTAGCTCATGGTAGCCTCGGACCCCTTCGCGAGCCTCCAAGAGACACCCCACAGCTCGCCCGATCTGCTCTGAATCTTCACGAATATCGAGCCGCGCAGTATGAAATCCAAACACGTCAAGTGCAACCTTAAGATCCCACAGAGGCCCCTCGGCCACTGCACAAGCGGGACTTTGCCGAATGCTTTGAAAGATCCGGTCCACCACTTCCCGAAAAGCACTTGGCTCAGCCTTGGGAAGTACACGACCCAATGGTTCCAAAAGGTGACTGGTCGAAACTTCCTGAAGAGCTTCATCAAAGCGGGCTACCAAAGCAGCTAACGCAATTCGGTAGGGTTCCCATCCGTAGCGGCGCGAAAAACAATCAATGTAGGAAGACAAAAGAGGGCAATGCCGCATCCATTCCATGAATCCTCTTGCATAAGGGTCGCGGCGAGCAGAAATGCTTACCGAGGCTGCCGCCTGCTCGGCGGACTCCCTCAACTTGGTCAGTGCCAATCGGCGGTGCATGGCAAGCGCTTCGGCCGTAACTCCGGGAGTCACATTAGGGTTTCCGTCCCGATCCCCGCCGATCCAAGAGCCAAAGAAAAGCCAGCGGGAAGGAGCGCGCACTTCCGGGTAATGCTCTTGGAGCACACGATGAAGCTCGCGATACAGTTGGGGCACAACCCCCCAGAGCGTTGCATCGAAATACCAGAGACCCGTCCGGATTTCATCCTCAACCTCAACTTGCTGAGTTCGCGCTCGCTCGGTCAGCCACAAAACCGTTATTTCCCGTTCCAGCTCGCGCTCTAACTCTTCTTTGGGTTGCTGCGGCCTTGCCTCGGAAAACTCGCGTAAAATCCTAGCAATTCTCCGAAGAGTTTGGAGAACGGTTCGTCTCTTTGCCTCTGTGGGATGGGCAGTGAAGACGGGTTCAATCCAAAGTGAGTCCAAAATAGCCTGAACCTCCCCGGCAGTCCTGCCCCGGCGCCGGAGCTCAACAATCGCTGCTTCCAAAGACTCCTTCGGGGGAAAGGAAGAAAGCTTCTCAAGCTGTTGTGCTCGCCGCAGCCGGAGAATGGACTTCCGGTACTCCTCCTCGGCCAGGTTAACCAGCTCAAAGTACGTCGTAAACGCCATGGCCATTTCGAAAGCCATGGACGCATCCAATTTTGCCACCTCCTGTTCCAGCTGAGCAGCCGCAGCCAGATTGCCGTTCCGGGATTCTTTCGCCAAATGCCGCAATCTCTCTTCCGTTTCCAAAACTTCCGGCCCGGCGATCCGAACAATGACGCGGCCTAGGGTATCCCCTAGCCAGCGGATGAGCCGCGAAAGTCGTTGAAGCTCATGTTCAGCCATGGTGGGGCAAAAACTTTCCAAAAAGGTAGCTAGAGTCTTGCCATGCGAAAGCGATCTTGCGTTGTGACACAGCGCTCCGC from Candidatus Methylacidithermus pantelleriae includes the following:
- the ppc gene encoding phosphoenolpyruvate carboxylase, encoding MAEHELQRLSRLIRWLGDTLGRVIVRIAGPEVLETEERLRHLAKESRNGNLAAAAQLEQEVAKLDASMAFEMAMAFTTYFELVNLAEEEYRKSILRLRRAQQLEKLSSFPPKESLEAAIVELRRRGRTAGEVQAILDSLWIEPVFTAHPTEAKRRTVLQTLRRIARILREFSEARPQQPKEELERELEREITVLWLTERARTQQVEVEDEIRTGLWYFDATLWGVVPQLYRELHRVLQEHYPEVRAPSRWLFFGSWIGGDRDGNPNVTPGVTAEALAMHRRLALTKLRESAEQAAASVSISARRDPYARGFMEWMRHCPLLSSYIDCFSRRYGWEPYRIALAALVARFDEALQEVSTSHLLEPLGRVLPKAEPSAFREVVDRIFQSIRQSPACAVAEGPLWDLKVALDVFGFHTARLDIREDSEQIGRAVGCLLEAREGVRGYHELREEEKVRILNLALAKMPSEPSVRIASDNSVIEQVLRPLEIYRRAADLYGEEGLGVYVISRAHGPSDLLEVLYLQKLSGTILDIVPLFESLDDLRSAPEVLSTIFQHPLYREHVGQRGDRQMVMLGYSDSNKDCGYVAAAWALYKAQERIVSVCHRAGLRLILFHGRGGTIARGGGPAARAILAQPHGVFDGAIRMTEQGEVLSTRYHDPELAYRILEQVVYGVLLACDWARHSYSTVPSQWADAMEEMAEEGKRAYHKLVRHDPDFLEFWSQATPIEEIRKLRIGSRPSFRGEARSLDDLRAIPWVFSWMQSRFGFPEWYGLGSALQRVLERGKEGEELLREMYQQWAFFSSILDNAQLTLRKADMGIAALYAQLVRRESVRHRIFSQMREEYDRTVEAILRITEQTTLLEKEPVLLRSIRLRNPYVDPLNYIQVECLRRLRSLADRSTPEAQALQAVVELTISGISAGLKNTG